In Corynebacterium afermentans subsp. afermentans, a genomic segment contains:
- the sigE gene encoding RNA polymerase sigma factor SigE has product MTSEENQLSGTAAFDAGEGAMPTWSELVQEHADSVYRLAYRLSGNQHDAEDLTQETFMRVFRSLKNYQPGTFEGWLHRITTNLFLDMVRRRAKIRMEALPEDYERVPGTDMTPEEAYNVANLDPALQRALDDLAPDFRVAVVLCDVMGMTYEEIGDTLGVKMGTVRSRIHRGRAQLRESLEAQALDDAHAKELIRTR; this is encoded by the coding sequence ATGACCTCTGAGGAGAACCAGCTGTCCGGCACTGCCGCGTTCGACGCGGGCGAGGGGGCCATGCCCACCTGGTCGGAGCTGGTGCAGGAACACGCCGACAGCGTGTACCGCCTTGCCTACCGCCTGTCCGGCAACCAACACGACGCGGAAGACCTGACGCAGGAGACGTTCATGCGCGTGTTCCGGAGCTTGAAGAACTACCAGCCGGGCACCTTCGAAGGGTGGCTGCACCGCATCACTACCAACCTGTTTTTGGACATGGTGCGCCGCCGCGCGAAGATCCGCATGGAGGCGCTGCCGGAGGACTACGAGCGCGTCCCGGGCACCGACATGACGCCGGAGGAGGCATACAACGTGGCCAACCTGGACCCGGCGCTGCAGCGCGCACTGGATGATTTGGCGCCGGACTTCCGCGTCGCCGTCGTGCTTTGCGACGTCATGGGCATGACCTACGAGGAAATCGGCGACACCCTCGGCGTGAAGATGGGCACTGTGCGCTCCCGCATCCACCGCGGGCGCGCGCAGCTGCGCGAGTCGCTGGAGGCGCAGGCGCTTGACGACGCGCACGCGAAGGAGCTCATCCGCACCCGCTAA
- a CDS encoding anti-sigma factor family protein, with the protein MAKREFNSTDHLNPEAVAAFVDGELSDSAFRRAARHLTDCDECSAEVDAQRRAANRLRVVDNSGVHAPASLVERLAGMSAGDLDRVGEVGEAPGPRDRVRDLGANLSSALQSALGALKRRGE; encoded by the coding sequence ATGGCCAAACGCGAATTCAACTCCACCGACCACCTGAACCCGGAAGCGGTTGCCGCCTTCGTCGACGGTGAGCTGTCTGATTCAGCGTTTCGCCGCGCCGCCCGCCACCTGACCGACTGCGACGAGTGCAGCGCCGAGGTCGACGCCCAGCGCCGCGCCGCGAACCGGCTGCGCGTGGTGGATAACTCGGGCGTGCATGCCCCGGCGTCGCTGGTGGAGCGCTTAGCTGGCATGAGCGCCGGGGATCTCGACAGGGTGGGCGAGGTGGGTGAGGCGCCAGGCCCTCGCGACCGGGTCAGGGATCTAGGCGCCAACCTCAGCTCGGCGCTGCAATCGGCTTTGGGCGCGCTGAAGCGCCGCGGGGAGTAG
- the tatB gene encoding Sec-independent protein translocase protein TatB: protein MFSNIGWGEIFFILIIGLIVIGPERLPAVVEDVRAAIYAAKKAINNAKAELNGELEGFDEFKKPINTVSQYASMGPRRAMAKVLFEDEAVDPRQATPEPTRSGPRPAAQEQPRPEQPAQPDQAERPSKGRSFSWEDVI, encoded by the coding sequence GTGTTTTCCAACATCGGCTGGGGCGAGATTTTCTTCATCCTGATCATCGGGCTCATCGTGATCGGGCCCGAACGCCTGCCTGCCGTCGTGGAGGATGTGCGCGCGGCCATCTACGCCGCGAAGAAAGCCATCAACAACGCCAAGGCTGAGCTCAACGGGGAGCTAGAGGGCTTTGATGAGTTTAAAAAGCCGATCAACACCGTGTCCCAGTACGCGTCGATGGGCCCGCGCCGCGCGATGGCGAAGGTGTTGTTCGAGGACGAGGCCGTCGATCCGCGCCAGGCCACGCCCGAGCCCACCCGCTCGGGCCCGCGCCCCGCGGCGCAGGAGCAGCCGCGCCCGGAGCAGCCTGCGCAGCCGGATCAGGCGGAGCGGCCGTCGAAAGGCAGGAGCTTCTCCTGGGAGGACGTTATTTAA
- a CDS encoding Mrp/NBP35 family ATP-binding protein, translating to MATKQKITEQDVLAALERVEDPEIGKPITELDMVESVRISGTDVAVGIYLTIAGCPMRDTIESNTRAVLEELDGVGDVSVTLHTMSDEQRRALALKLRGEQTGPAIPFADPDTRTRIFAVASGKGGVGKSSMTVNLATALAAQGLSVGVVDADIYGHSVPGLMGSNDKGPTVVDEMIMPPIAHGVRHISVGQFVEGNAPIVWRGPMLTRAIQQFLADVYWGDLDVLFMDLPPGTGDVAITVAQLVPNAELLIVTTPQAAAAEVAERAGTIAQQTDQKIAGVIENMSGMTMPDGTVMNIFGEGGGEQVAERLTQLTDSDVKLLGSIPLDPQLREHGDTGTPVVISEPDSPAAKAIQAVADQLKVRRESLAGKSLNPQVK from the coding sequence ATGGCTACAAAACAAAAAATCACAGAACAGGACGTCCTCGCGGCACTCGAGCGCGTGGAAGACCCCGAGATTGGCAAGCCCATCACCGAACTGGACATGGTGGAATCCGTGCGCATTAGCGGCACGGACGTGGCCGTGGGCATCTACCTAACCATCGCCGGCTGCCCCATGCGCGACACCATTGAGTCCAACACGCGCGCGGTACTAGAGGAACTCGACGGCGTCGGCGACGTCTCCGTCACGCTGCACACCATGAGCGACGAGCAGCGCCGAGCGCTCGCACTGAAGCTGCGCGGCGAGCAGACCGGGCCTGCGATCCCGTTCGCGGACCCGGACACGCGCACCCGTATCTTCGCCGTCGCCTCCGGCAAGGGCGGCGTGGGCAAGTCCTCCATGACCGTGAACCTGGCCACCGCCCTCGCTGCGCAGGGCTTGAGCGTCGGCGTGGTGGACGCGGACATCTACGGCCACTCCGTGCCCGGGCTGATGGGCTCGAACGACAAGGGTCCGACTGTGGTCGACGAGATGATCATGCCGCCGATCGCCCACGGCGTGCGCCACATCTCGGTGGGCCAGTTCGTGGAAGGTAACGCGCCGATCGTGTGGCGCGGACCCATGCTCACCCGCGCGATCCAGCAGTTCCTGGCCGACGTGTACTGGGGCGATTTGGACGTGTTGTTCATGGACCTGCCGCCTGGAACCGGCGACGTGGCCATCACGGTGGCGCAGCTGGTGCCGAACGCAGAGCTGCTCATCGTGACCACTCCGCAGGCCGCCGCCGCGGAGGTGGCGGAGCGCGCCGGCACGATCGCGCAGCAGACGGACCAGAAGATCGCCGGCGTCATCGAGAACATGTCCGGTATGACCATGCCCGACGGGACCGTGATGAACATCTTCGGCGAGGGCGGCGGCGAGCAGGTCGCCGAGCGCCTGACGCAGCTGACGGACTCCGATGTGAAGCTGCTCGGCTCCATCCCCCTGGACCCGCAGCTTCGCGAGCACGGCGACACCGGCACCCCCGTCGTCATCTCCGAGCCGGACTCCCCCGCCGCCAAGGCCATCCAGGCGGTCGCGGATCAGTTGAAGGTGCGCCGCGAATCCCTCGCCGGCAAGAGCCTCAACCCGCAGGTTAAATAA
- a CDS encoding general stress protein encodes MTIPMSNSSRVPAREVPTGWPVGSFKTYAEAQAAVDSLSDKEFPVEKLSIVGVDLMQVEKITGRLTWGKVLGTGALSGLWMGLFIGLILSVFTEPGSGWVTFTTTLVIGAIFGVIFAAVAYAFTGGKRDFSSATTIVAGRYDVLCEPDSAPQARDLIAGQLPIDDTSHPNPDA; translated from the coding sequence ATGACAATTCCCATGAGCAACTCTTCCCGTGTGCCTGCGCGCGAGGTTCCCACGGGCTGGCCTGTCGGCAGCTTCAAAACCTACGCGGAGGCGCAGGCGGCGGTGGATTCGCTATCTGACAAGGAGTTCCCGGTGGAGAAGCTGTCCATCGTGGGCGTGGATCTGATGCAGGTGGAGAAGATCACGGGCCGTCTGACTTGGGGCAAGGTGCTGGGCACCGGCGCGCTTTCCGGCCTGTGGATGGGCCTGTTCATCGGCCTGATCCTGTCGGTGTTCACCGAGCCGGGCTCGGGTTGGGTGACGTTTACCACCACGCTGGTCATCGGCGCGATCTTCGGCGTGATTTTCGCGGCAGTGGCCTACGCGTTCACCGGCGGCAAGCGGGACTTCTCCTCGGCGACGACGATCGTGGCGGGCCGCTACGACGTGCTCTGCGAGCCGGATTCCGCACCGCAGGCGCGCGACCTCATCGCGGGCCAGCTGCCTATCGACGACACGTCGCACCCCAACCCCGATGCATAA
- a CDS encoding multifunctional oxoglutarate decarboxylase/oxoglutarate dehydrogenase thiamine pyrophosphate-binding subunit/dihydrolipoyllysine-residue succinyltransferase subunit, with protein sequence MSSENTFGQNSWLVDEMFQQYKDDPNSVDAEWRELFEDKGAPKTAKGTPNVTPSAASASAPKTDPKVARSTGAPSQDGRETKVDEAAAKVATQPKRPAAAAKASPLDKVNQIEAEPGEFQLKGAFKAIAKNMNESLEVPTATTVRDMPVKLMFENRALINDHLKRTRGGKVSFTHILGYAIVLATKLHPDMNKNYKEDGNKTFAVQPEHINLGLAIDLPGKNGSRSLVVAAIKECETKSFNEFVEAYEDIVARARDGKLTMDDFSGVTIQLTNPGGIGTRHSIPRLTKGQGTIVGVGAMDYPAEFAGASEDRLAELGVGKLVTLTSTYDHRVIQGAESGEFLRDISQLLIDDKFWDEIFRSLRIPFAPLRWAQDEPNTGINKDTRVMQLIEAYRSRGHLIADTNPLHWHQPGLPKPDSRDLLMETHGLTLWDLDRVFHVGGFGGKEQMTLREVMTRLRAAYTLKVGTEYSHIMDRDEREWLRDRVEAGMPKPTGPEQKYILQKLNAAEAFENFLQTKYLGQKRFSLEGAETLIPLMDAIIDTAAGQGLEEVVVGMPHRGRLNVLFNIVGKPVATIFNEFEGNMRAAQQGGSGDVKYHLGFEGEHIQMFGDGEIKVSLAANPSHLEAVDPVLVGMARAKEDQIKFAKGREDHPVVPLMLHGDASFTGLGVVQETLNLSRLPGYTVGGTIHIVVNNQIGFTTTPDSGRSSYYATDLAKGFDCPVFHVNGDDPEAAAWVAQLATEYRREFGKDVFIDLICYRLRGHNEADDPTVTQPVMYDRIQSHPSVRTRYTQDLIGRGDITEEDAQKAAQDFHDQLDSVFSDVKAEKGQPSEQTGITESQELTRGLDTNISEDQFKRLADAFANLPEDFTPNKRLKSVLKKRGGSFTDGDIDWGWGELLAFGSLAEQGKFVRLAGEDSQRGTFTQRHAVLYNPDNAEAYNPLDHNAQEADNGGHFQVFNSALTEFAGMGFEYGYTLGNKDAVVAWEAQFGDFANGAQTIIDEYLSSSETKWGELSSLIALLPHGYEGQGPDHSSARIERYLQLVAEGSMTIAQPSTPANHFHLLRRQALGEMKRPLVVFTPKSMLRNKAAVSQPADFIEVDRFQSVIDDPNFVERGNKVVGDTDKVTTIMLCSGKIYWELAKKKEKEGRDDVAIIRVEMLHPIPFNRLADAFKNYPNAKEIRWVQDEPANQGAWPFYNEHLRTLIPDMPEMVRVSRRAQSTTATGVAKVHQQEEKQLLEEAFAK encoded by the coding sequence GTGAGCAGCGAAAACACGTTCGGCCAGAACAGCTGGCTGGTTGACGAGATGTTCCAGCAGTACAAGGACGACCCGAACTCGGTGGACGCCGAATGGCGCGAACTCTTCGAGGACAAGGGCGCTCCGAAGACCGCGAAGGGCACCCCCAACGTCACCCCTTCCGCCGCGAGCGCGAGCGCGCCAAAGACCGACCCGAAGGTCGCACGCTCCACCGGTGCCCCGAGCCAGGACGGCCGCGAGACCAAGGTGGACGAGGCAGCCGCCAAGGTGGCAACCCAGCCGAAGCGCCCCGCCGCCGCAGCGAAGGCTTCCCCGCTGGACAAGGTCAACCAGATCGAAGCCGAGCCCGGCGAGTTCCAGCTCAAGGGCGCTTTCAAGGCCATTGCCAAGAACATGAACGAGTCGCTCGAGGTGCCGACCGCGACCACCGTGCGCGACATGCCGGTCAAGCTCATGTTTGAAAACCGCGCGCTGATCAACGACCACCTCAAGCGCACCCGCGGTGGCAAGGTCTCCTTCACCCACATCCTGGGCTACGCCATTGTCCTGGCCACCAAGCTGCACCCGGACATGAACAAGAACTACAAGGAGGACGGCAACAAGACCTTCGCGGTGCAGCCGGAGCACATCAACCTCGGCCTGGCCATCGACCTGCCGGGCAAGAACGGCTCCCGCTCCCTGGTCGTCGCCGCCATCAAGGAGTGCGAGACCAAGTCCTTCAACGAGTTCGTCGAGGCATACGAGGACATCGTCGCCCGCGCCCGTGACGGCAAGCTCACCATGGACGACTTCTCCGGCGTGACCATCCAGCTGACCAACCCGGGCGGCATCGGCACCCGCCACTCCATCCCGCGCCTGACCAAGGGCCAGGGCACCATCGTCGGCGTCGGCGCAATGGACTACCCGGCAGAGTTCGCCGGCGCTTCCGAGGACCGCCTCGCCGAGCTCGGCGTGGGCAAGCTGGTCACCCTGACCTCCACCTACGACCACCGCGTCATCCAGGGCGCTGAGTCCGGCGAGTTCCTGCGCGACATCTCCCAGCTGCTCATCGACGACAAGTTCTGGGACGAGATCTTCCGCTCCCTGCGCATCCCGTTCGCGCCGCTGCGCTGGGCACAGGACGAGCCGAACACCGGCATCAACAAGGACACCCGTGTCATGCAGCTGATCGAGGCGTACCGCTCCCGCGGCCACCTCATCGCCGACACCAACCCGCTGCACTGGCACCAGCCGGGCCTGCCCAAGCCGGACTCCCGCGACCTGCTGATGGAAACCCACGGCCTGACCCTGTGGGACCTGGACCGCGTCTTCCACGTCGGCGGCTTCGGCGGCAAGGAGCAGATGACCCTGCGTGAGGTCATGACCCGCCTGCGCGCCGCGTACACCCTGAAGGTGGGCACCGAGTACTCCCACATCATGGACCGCGACGAGCGCGAGTGGCTGCGCGACCGCGTCGAGGCCGGCATGCCGAAGCCGACCGGCCCGGAGCAGAAGTACATCCTGCAGAAGCTCAACGCCGCCGAGGCGTTCGAGAACTTCCTGCAGACCAAGTACCTCGGCCAGAAGCGCTTCTCCCTGGAGGGCGCCGAGACCCTGATCCCGCTGATGGACGCCATCATCGACACCGCAGCTGGCCAGGGCCTGGAAGAGGTCGTCGTCGGCATGCCGCACCGCGGCCGCCTGAATGTGCTGTTCAACATCGTGGGCAAGCCGGTCGCCACCATCTTCAACGAGTTTGAGGGCAATATGCGCGCCGCCCAGCAGGGCGGCTCCGGCGACGTGAAGTACCACCTCGGCTTCGAGGGCGAGCACATCCAGATGTTCGGCGACGGCGAGATCAAGGTCTCCCTGGCCGCCAACCCGTCCCACCTCGAGGCCGTGGATCCGGTCCTGGTGGGCATGGCACGCGCCAAGGAAGACCAGATCAAGTTTGCCAAGGGCCGCGAGGACCACCCGGTCGTGCCACTGATGCTGCACGGCGACGCCTCCTTCACCGGCCTGGGTGTGGTCCAGGAGACGCTGAACCTGTCCCGCCTGCCGGGCTACACCGTCGGCGGCACCATCCACATCGTGGTGAACAACCAAATCGGCTTCACCACCACCCCGGACTCCGGCCGTTCCTCCTACTACGCCACCGACCTAGCCAAGGGCTTCGACTGCCCGGTGTTCCACGTCAACGGCGACGATCCGGAGGCAGCCGCCTGGGTTGCCCAACTGGCCACCGAGTACCGCCGCGAGTTTGGCAAGGACGTCTTCATCGACCTGATCTGCTACCGCCTGCGCGGCCACAACGAGGCCGACGACCCGACGGTGACCCAGCCGGTCATGTACGACCGCATCCAGTCCCACCCGTCGGTGCGCACCCGCTACACCCAGGACCTCATCGGCCGCGGCGACATCACCGAGGAAGACGCACAGAAGGCAGCACAGGACTTCCACGACCAGCTGGATTCCGTCTTCTCCGACGTCAAGGCAGAGAAGGGCCAGCCGAGCGAGCAGACCGGCATCACCGAGTCGCAGGAGCTCACCCGCGGCCTAGACACGAACATCTCCGAGGACCAGTTCAAGCGCCTCGCCGACGCGTTCGCGAACCTGCCGGAGGACTTCACGCCGAACAAGCGCCTGAAGTCCGTGCTGAAGAAGCGCGGCGGCTCGTTCACCGACGGCGACATCGACTGGGGCTGGGGCGAGCTGCTCGCCTTCGGTTCCCTGGCGGAGCAGGGCAAGTTTGTCCGCCTCGCCGGCGAGGACTCCCAGCGCGGCACCTTCACCCAGCGCCACGCGGTGCTGTACAACCCGGATAACGCCGAGGCGTACAACCCGCTGGACCACAACGCGCAAGAGGCCGACAACGGCGGCCACTTCCAGGTGTTCAACTCCGCCCTGACCGAGTTCGCCGGCATGGGCTTCGAGTACGGCTACACCCTGGGCAACAAGGACGCCGTGGTGGCCTGGGAGGCGCAGTTCGGCGACTTCGCCAACGGCGCGCAGACCATCATCGACGAGTACCTGTCCTCCTCCGAGACCAAGTGGGGCGAGCTGTCCTCGCTGATCGCGCTGCTGCCGCACGGCTACGAGGGCCAGGGCCCGGACCACTCCTCGGCCCGCATCGAGCGCTACCTGCAGCTCGTGGCAGAGGGCTCGATGACGATTGCCCAGCCGTCCACCCCGGCAAACCACTTCCACCTGCTGCGCCGCCAGGCTCTCGGCGAGATGAAGCGCCCGCTGGTCGTCTTCACCCCGAAGTCGATGCTGCGCAACAAGGCGGCTGTCTCGCAGCCGGCTGACTTCATCGAGGTGGACCGCTTCCAGTCCGTCATCGACGACCCGAACTTCGTCGAGCGCGGCAACAAGGTTGTCGGCGACACCGACAAGGTCACCACGATCATGCTGTGCTCCGGCAAGATCTACTGGGAGCTGGCCAAGAAGAAGGAGAAGGAAGGCCGCGACGACGTCGCGATCATCCGCGTGGAGATGCTCCACCCGATCCCGTTCAACCGCCTCGCCGACGCGTTCAAGAACTACCCGAACGCCAAGGAGATCCGCTGGGTCCAGGACGAGCCGGCAAACCAGGGCGCATGGCCGTTCTACAACGAGCACCTGCGCACCCTGATCCCGGACATGCCGGAGATGGTCCGCGTGTCCCGCCGCGCCCAGTCCACCACCGCAACCGGTGTGGCCAAGGTGCACCAGCAGGAGGAGAAGCAGCTGCTCGAGGAGGCATTTGCAAAGTAG
- a CDS encoding ABC transporter ATP-binding protein: protein MNPLLTRSLRANRAPATAAFIAAALAAVFQTAVPALTGRAVDIATGNAEGSVTRTAWLMVAVAAATYGLSFTRRVTAGRLASSSQHWLRTEILRTLHRLDGPGHDKIVTGQIVSRSISDLNMYQMVLDTLAMMLTRTVQLVLTLAVMLYMDVPLTLMSLALLPLILWEANRSRKTLYAATWVNQHATAELAEHVEQTVSGVRVVKAFGQEQREIDQLDQLGRHLYAVKMRAAKLTARFQPILSQLPKVALVVTIIAGGMLAIRGQITIGQFVAFTAYLTSMTSMLSMLTNQYVRLQMGMSSFDRLDDVLKLAPAREATGGPAEGAGLRFDNVRSTTGGNPVLNGFSLTVRPGETVALVGPPGAGKTMAVQLAGGFYQPDSGSVELLDGSASPAALRRKVLCVFDEAFLFSSSVRENIAMGTDLPPDQLDAAVREAARLACADEFIERLPDGYDTEVGERGLTLSGGQRQRIALARALMAKPEVLVLDDATSAIDAVTEAQILANLRDELRNVAVLTVAHRQSTVDHADMVAVVDRGVVVKQGRRDEVVQSPEYLATMSADTPTQLPAAPTHDELWPEAAEPERERVIVPTTGRASTVNATPELLARVEKLPEATEQPDLSEKRLEQLRTPSSDFHVRELFRAVRWLIAGTVALLVVGVLADLAFPTLVRAAVDRGIAGADQASLIRTGLIALAVVTVAWASMTVMTVLSSRSGERLLYGLRLRSYAHLQQLGLSFFESRLSGKIMTRMTTDIDTLSSFLQTGLAQAIVAVGSLAGVTVMLVATDGQLALVAFAAMPVIALATWGFRHFSKRFYAASRAQISAVNGEFAELIGGIRVTQTHLAQDHFESRFAEMSDTYRRIRMRSVRLVGLYFPGMQFVSQIMTAVIIGVGATRIANGTLSVGVLVAFTMYLSQLYGPIQQLGQIFDSWQQATVSFDRIRELLAERTTVPDTGSRLGAHTAASGKLVLDDVTFGYSPDSEPVIDGMELALSPGSTVALVGPTGAGKSTVVKLLARFYDPTDGTVRASGTNIAEFPLAEWRRALAQVPQESYLFPGTVADNIAYGTADATDAEVQAAVERIGALGVIGTIPGGFNARVGERGRGLSSGQRQIIALARAEMLTPAVLLLDEATATLDPATERAVLDASDRAMAGRTSVVVAHRLATAARADRILVIDEGRIIEDGCHEDLISAGGRYAHMWAVNR from the coding sequence ATTAACCCCCTGCTCACCAGATCCCTCCGCGCCAACCGCGCGCCTGCGACAGCCGCGTTCATCGCGGCCGCGCTCGCCGCAGTGTTCCAAACGGCGGTGCCGGCGCTGACAGGCCGCGCGGTGGACATCGCCACCGGTAACGCGGAGGGATCGGTGACGCGCACGGCGTGGTTGATGGTCGCCGTCGCCGCAGCCACCTACGGCTTAAGTTTCACCCGCCGCGTGACGGCGGGCCGGCTGGCATCCAGCTCACAGCACTGGCTGCGCACCGAGATCCTGCGCACCCTGCACCGCCTCGACGGACCTGGCCACGACAAGATTGTCACCGGGCAGATCGTCTCGCGCTCCATCTCGGATCTGAACATGTACCAGATGGTGTTAGACACCCTGGCCATGATGCTCACCCGCACCGTGCAACTTGTGCTCACGCTTGCGGTGATGCTGTACATGGACGTCCCGCTGACGCTGATGTCCCTGGCGTTGTTGCCGCTGATCCTGTGGGAGGCCAACCGCTCACGCAAAACGCTCTACGCCGCCACGTGGGTCAACCAGCACGCCACCGCGGAGCTGGCGGAGCACGTCGAGCAGACCGTCTCCGGCGTGCGCGTGGTCAAAGCGTTCGGCCAGGAGCAGCGCGAGATCGACCAGCTGGATCAGCTGGGCCGCCACCTGTACGCGGTGAAGATGCGTGCGGCGAAGCTCACGGCGCGGTTCCAGCCGATCCTGTCCCAGCTGCCCAAGGTCGCGTTGGTGGTCACCATCATCGCCGGCGGCATGCTGGCTATCCGCGGGCAGATCACCATCGGCCAGTTCGTCGCGTTCACGGCATATCTGACCTCCATGACGTCGATGCTGTCCATGCTGACCAACCAGTACGTGCGGCTGCAGATGGGCATGAGCTCATTCGACCGCCTCGACGACGTGCTCAAGCTCGCCCCCGCCCGCGAAGCCACCGGCGGCCCCGCGGAGGGCGCGGGCCTGCGCTTCGACAACGTGCGCTCTACCACCGGCGGCAACCCGGTGCTCAACGGCTTTTCGCTCACCGTGCGCCCGGGTGAGACGGTCGCGCTCGTCGGCCCGCCCGGCGCGGGCAAAACCATGGCCGTCCAGCTCGCCGGCGGCTTCTACCAGCCGGATTCCGGAAGCGTCGAGCTTCTCGACGGCTCCGCCTCCCCCGCCGCCTTACGCCGCAAAGTCCTGTGCGTGTTCGACGAGGCGTTTTTGTTCTCCTCGTCCGTGCGCGAGAACATCGCCATGGGTACAGATCTTCCGCCCGATCAGCTCGACGCCGCCGTGCGCGAAGCGGCGCGGCTGGCCTGCGCCGACGAATTCATCGAGCGTCTACCCGACGGCTACGACACCGAAGTCGGCGAGCGCGGCCTGACCTTATCCGGCGGGCAGCGCCAACGCATCGCCCTGGCGCGTGCGCTTATGGCGAAACCCGAGGTGCTCGTGCTCGATGACGCCACCAGCGCCATCGACGCGGTCACCGAGGCGCAGATTTTGGCCAACCTGCGCGACGAGCTCAGAAACGTCGCGGTGCTCACCGTCGCGCACCGGCAGTCCACGGTGGATCATGCGGATATGGTGGCGGTGGTCGACCGCGGAGTCGTCGTCAAGCAAGGCCGCCGCGACGAGGTTGTGCAGAGCCCGGAGTACCTGGCCACCATGTCCGCCGACACGCCGACGCAGCTGCCCGCCGCCCCGACGCACGACGAGCTGTGGCCCGAGGCGGCCGAGCCGGAGCGCGAGCGTGTGATCGTGCCCACCACTGGGCGCGCGTCCACGGTCAACGCCACCCCGGAGCTGCTCGCGCGGGTGGAGAAACTCCCAGAGGCCACCGAGCAGCCGGACTTAAGCGAGAAGCGCCTGGAGCAGCTGCGCACCCCGTCCAGCGACTTCCACGTGCGCGAGCTGTTCCGCGCGGTGCGCTGGCTCATCGCCGGCACCGTCGCCCTGCTGGTGGTCGGCGTGCTGGCAGACCTGGCGTTTCCCACCCTCGTGCGCGCGGCTGTGGACCGCGGCATCGCGGGTGCCGACCAGGCCAGCCTGATCCGCACCGGACTGATCGCGCTGGCCGTAGTGACGGTGGCGTGGGCGTCCATGACCGTGATGACGGTGCTGTCGTCGCGCTCCGGCGAGCGTCTCCTCTACGGCCTGCGCCTGCGCTCGTATGCGCACCTGCAGCAGCTGGGCTTAAGCTTTTTCGAGTCGCGCCTGTCCGGCAAGATCATGACGCGCATGACCACGGACATCGACACCCTGTCCAGCTTCCTGCAAACCGGGCTGGCCCAAGCCATCGTCGCGGTCGGCTCGCTTGCCGGTGTGACGGTGATGCTGGTGGCCACCGACGGCCAGCTCGCCCTGGTCGCGTTTGCCGCAATGCCCGTCATCGCGCTGGCCACCTGGGGGTTCAGGCACTTCTCCAAGCGCTTCTACGCCGCCTCGCGCGCGCAGATCTCCGCGGTCAACGGCGAGTTCGCCGAGCTGATCGGCGGCATCCGAGTCACCCAGACCCACCTCGCCCAAGACCACTTCGAGTCGCGTTTCGCGGAAATGAGCGACACCTACCGCCGCATCCGCATGCGCTCGGTGCGCCTGGTGGGCCTGTACTTCCCCGGCATGCAGTTCGTCTCCCAAATTATGACCGCGGTGATCATCGGCGTCGGCGCCACCCGCATCGCTAACGGCACGCTGTCGGTCGGCGTGCTTGTCGCCTTCACCATGTACTTAAGCCAGCTCTACGGCCCCATCCAGCAGCTGGGACAAATCTTCGACTCCTGGCAGCAAGCCACCGTCAGCTTCGACCGCATCCGCGAACTGCTCGCCGAGCGCACCACCGTCCCAGACACCGGCTCGCGCCTCGGTGCGCACACCGCGGCGTCCGGGAAGCTTGTGCTTGACGACGTCACCTTCGGCTACTCACCGGACTCAGAGCCAGTCATCGACGGGATGGAGCTTGCCCTTTCGCCCGGCTCCACGGTGGCGTTGGTGGGGCCGACGGGCGCGGGCAAGTCAACCGTCGTCAAGCTGCTGGCCCGCTTCTACGACCCGACCGATGGCACCGTGCGCGCGTCGGGGACGAACATTGCCGAGTTTCCGCTCGCGGAGTGGCGGCGCGCGCTCGCACAGGTGCCGCAGGAGTCCTACCTCTTCCCCGGCACCGTCGCGGACAACATCGCCTACGGCACCGCCGACGCCACGGACGCTGAAGTGCAGGCCGCGGTAGAGCGCATCGGCGCGCTCGGCGTGATCGGCACCATCCCCGGCGGCTTCAACGCGCGGGTCGGCGAACGCGGCCGGGGCCTAAGTTCCGGGCAGCGCCAAATCATCGCGCTCGCCCGCGCCGAGATGCTCACACCCGCGGTGCTGCTTTTAGACGAAGCCACCGCCACCCTCGACCCCGCCACCGAACGCGCCGTCCTCGACGCCTCCGATCGCGCGATGGCCGGCCGCACCTCCGTCGTCGTCGCGCACCGGCTCGCCACCGCCGCGCGCGCCGACCGAATACTCGTGATTGATGAAGGACGTATCATTGAAGACGGCTGCCACGAGGACCTCATCTCCGCAGGCGGAAGATATGCCCATATGTGGGCTGTTAACCGATAA